The Miltoncostaea oceani genome includes a region encoding these proteins:
- a CDS encoding FAD-dependent monooxygenase has product MRVVIVGAGAAGLALARSLRRRGVAPEVIDRGPPGAWAPRPFMPPYQGFDALEDAGVLAAVRAVSWDIAPRGDGIPVALAAPFTGVMEILAEGVPVRHGTEVTALLRDGDRVTGVRVQGPDGPGDLPADLVVACDGVRSPLRGMAGIEARLELAEGAHLSFMTDVVIDRSFALHYQSDGRQVGLLGWPTGSAGWWDIERVGADAVRAPGIEAFRRAFARLHPAAEPALAALHSVDQLAYREITEVHTDRWWVPGLVVIGDAAHAVGPEAGLGAGLGLGDAHALAIAVAQHPDDADAACATYEAWRRPAVAPYVTLGAAGARIVRGGAKPPEEIWPPPA; this is encoded by the coding sequence GTGCGCGTCGTCATCGTCGGCGCCGGGGCGGCGGGGCTCGCCCTGGCGCGCAGCCTCCGCCGCCGCGGCGTCGCGCCCGAGGTCATCGACCGGGGCCCGCCGGGGGCGTGGGCGCCGCGGCCCTTCATGCCGCCGTACCAGGGGTTCGACGCCCTGGAGGACGCCGGCGTCCTCGCGGCGGTCCGCGCCGTCTCGTGGGACATCGCGCCCCGCGGCGACGGTATCCCCGTCGCGCTCGCGGCGCCGTTCACGGGGGTGATGGAGATCCTGGCGGAGGGCGTCCCGGTGCGTCACGGCACCGAGGTCACCGCCCTCCTGCGCGACGGCGACCGCGTCACCGGCGTCCGCGTCCAGGGGCCCGACGGCCCGGGCGACCTGCCGGCCGACCTCGTGGTCGCCTGCGACGGCGTCCGCTCGCCGCTGCGCGGCATGGCGGGGATCGAGGCCCGCCTCGAGCTCGCCGAGGGCGCCCACCTGTCCTTCATGACCGACGTGGTCATCGACCGCTCCTTCGCCCTGCACTACCAGTCCGACGGCCGGCAGGTGGGGCTGCTCGGGTGGCCGACCGGCTCCGCCGGCTGGTGGGACATCGAACGCGTCGGCGCCGACGCCGTCCGTGCACCGGGGATCGAGGCGTTCCGGCGGGCGTTCGCCCGCCTCCACCCCGCCGCCGAGCCCGCCCTCGCGGCGCTGCACTCCGTGGACCAGCTCGCCTACCGGGAGATCACCGAGGTCCACACCGACCGGTGGTGGGTGCCGGGCCTCGTCGTGATCGGCGACGCGGCGCACGCCGTGGGGCCGGAGGCCGGCCTCGGGGCGGGCCTCGGCCTCGGTGACGCCCACGCGCTCGCGATCGCCGTCGCCCAGCACCCCGACGACGCCGACGCGGCGTGCGCGACCTACGAGGCCTGGCGCCGCCCCGCCGTCGCCCCGTACGTCACCCTCGGCGCCGCGGGCGCGCGGATCGTCCGGGGCGGCGCGAAGCCACCCGAGGAGATCTGGCCGCCGCCCGCCTGA
- a CDS encoding LLM class flavin-dependent oxidoreductase, translating to MTSYGHDLRFGVFVTPSAGDADAVVALAQAADREGLDLVTFQDHPYQARFLDTWTLLSVVAARTERVHVAPNVLNLPLRPPAVVARAAASLDILSGGRVALGLGAGAFWDGIVAMGGTRLGPGEAVTALEEAIAVIRALWDVDAPGGARVDGTVHRLAGAARGPAPAHDIGVWVGAYKPRMLGLVGRVADGWLPSLPYLQPGDLRAGNARIDRAALAEGRDPADIRRLLNVGADVPAAELARLAREDGIGTFIVMADDAAAIRSFATEVVPAVRELVAAGGGTRPAPAAAPAAPATAEGDGTPTDAAGASEYERLGVTPTADDGVRVAAAAVLDEASRPHRPPSGPEVTYTRRGRLVGRHLIDVHDMLRRELTELRDILAQVRAGAVSAGDARASLNAMALRQNDWTLGAFCARYCAVVATHHGLEDDAIFPHLVTAEPGLAPVIDRLADEHLVIHDAIHEVDAALVHHMTHPGDFDRIQAAIDVLTDALLSHLSYEEWELVEPLARLGFHPGQV from the coding sequence ATGACGTCCTACGGCCACGACCTGCGGTTCGGCGTGTTCGTCACGCCGTCGGCCGGCGACGCCGACGCCGTCGTCGCCCTCGCGCAGGCGGCGGACCGCGAGGGACTGGATCTCGTGACGTTCCAGGACCACCCGTACCAGGCGCGGTTCCTCGACACCTGGACGCTGCTGTCCGTGGTCGCGGCGCGGACGGAGCGCGTCCACGTCGCGCCGAACGTGCTGAACCTGCCGCTGCGGCCCCCGGCGGTCGTCGCCCGCGCCGCGGCCTCCCTCGACATCCTCTCCGGCGGCCGTGTGGCGCTCGGGCTCGGGGCCGGGGCGTTCTGGGACGGGATCGTCGCGATGGGCGGGACCCGCCTCGGACCCGGCGAGGCGGTGACGGCGCTGGAGGAGGCGATCGCCGTGATCCGGGCGCTGTGGGACGTCGACGCGCCCGGCGGCGCACGGGTCGACGGCACCGTCCACCGCCTGGCGGGCGCCGCGCGGGGACCCGCTCCCGCGCACGACATCGGCGTCTGGGTCGGCGCGTACAAGCCCCGGATGCTGGGACTCGTCGGCCGCGTCGCCGACGGCTGGCTCCCGAGCCTCCCCTACCTGCAGCCGGGCGACCTCCGGGCGGGCAACGCACGGATCGACCGCGCGGCCCTGGCGGAGGGGCGCGACCCCGCCGACATCCGCCGGCTCCTGAACGTGGGCGCCGACGTCCCGGCGGCGGAGCTGGCGCGCCTCGCCCGCGAGGACGGGATCGGCACGTTCATCGTGATGGCGGACGACGCGGCGGCGATCCGCTCCTTCGCGACGGAGGTCGTCCCCGCGGTCCGGGAGCTGGTGGCCGCGGGCGGCGGGACCCGCCCCGCCCCGGCCGCCGCGCCCGCGGCGCCGGCCACGGCGGAGGGGGACGGGACGCCGACCGACGCGGCGGGCGCGTCGGAGTACGAGCGCCTCGGCGTGACGCCGACGGCGGACGACGGCGTCCGCGTGGCCGCGGCGGCGGTGCTCGACGAGGCGTCCCGCCCCCACCGCCCGCCGTCGGGGCCGGAGGTCACGTACACGCGGCGCGGGCGCCTGGTGGGCCGCCACCTGATCGACGTGCACGACATGCTGCGCCGCGAGCTCACCGAGCTGCGCGACATCCTCGCCCAGGTGCGCGCGGGGGCGGTGAGCGCCGGCGACGCGCGGGCGTCGCTCAACGCGATGGCCCTGCGCCAGAACGACTGGACGCTCGGCGCGTTCTGCGCGCGGTACTGCGCGGTCGTCGCGACGCACCACGGGCTGGAGGACGACGCGATCTTCCCCCACCTCGTCACCGCCGAACCGGGGCTCGCCCCCGTCATCGACCGGCTCGCCGACGAGCACCTCGTCATCCACGACGCGATCCACGAGGTCGACGCCGCCCTGGTGCACCACATGACGCACCCCGGAGACTTCGACCGCATCCAGGCGGCGATCGACGTCCTCACGGACGCGCTGCTCTCCCACCTCTCCTACGAGGAGTGGGAGCTGGTCGAGCCGCTGGCGCGGCTCGGCTTCCACCCCGGCCAGGTCTGA
- the tatC gene encoding twin-arginine translocase subunit TatC, with protein sequence MARTPSIGLRRARPDDHLSVVEHLDELRRRLIVSALALVVAFAGMYAVHDALIDALTWPLPSDTDQLITLSPTEPFFTTLKVTFWAAVLIALPIWLYQAYAFVIPAVAEQPRRVVIAVVSGLSGLFVAGVAFGYFVVLPVALNFLTGFGGDTFNTQLRAGEYFGFATTMLLASGLLFEVPVAMTALSRMGVTSAKMYRTHWRIALVGIAAIAAVLPGGDPISMVLLMLPQFVLYGVGIALSARFGQAPLWSRDEEPDPV encoded by the coding sequence ATGGCCCGGACACCGAGCATCGGGCTGCGCCGCGCGCGGCCCGATGACCACCTCAGCGTCGTCGAGCACCTGGACGAGCTGCGCCGGCGACTGATCGTCAGCGCGCTCGCCCTGGTGGTCGCCTTCGCCGGCATGTACGCCGTCCACGACGCGCTGATCGACGCGTTGACGTGGCCGCTGCCGAGCGACACCGACCAGCTCATCACGCTCTCCCCGACCGAGCCGTTCTTCACGACCCTGAAGGTCACCTTCTGGGCGGCGGTCCTGATCGCCCTCCCGATCTGGCTGTACCAGGCGTACGCGTTCGTCATCCCGGCCGTGGCCGAGCAGCCGCGCCGGGTGGTGATCGCCGTCGTCTCGGGCCTCTCCGGCCTGTTCGTCGCCGGCGTCGCCTTCGGGTACTTCGTCGTCCTGCCGGTCGCGTTGAACTTCCTGACCGGCTTCGGCGGCGACACCTTCAACACGCAGCTGCGGGCGGGCGAGTACTTCGGCTTCGCCACGACGATGCTCCTCGCATCGGGGCTGCTGTTCGAGGTGCCGGTCGCGATGACCGCGCTCTCCCGGATGGGCGTCACCTCGGCGAAGATGTACCGCACGCACTGGCGCATCGCGCTCGTCGGGATCGCCGCCATCGCGGCGGTGCTGCCCGGCGGCGACCCGATCAGCATGGTGCTGCTGATGCTCCCGCAGTTCGTCCTCTACGGCGTCGGCATCGCGCTCTCGGCCAGGTTCGGCCAGGCGCCGCTGTGGAGCCGCGACGAGGAGCCCGACCCGGTCTGA
- a CDS encoding CotH kinase family protein has product MNPLRPLALLLALAGTLALAAAATGAPDLRTRLPIVMIDADGPIVDDPKVGARMRVIHNTRGALNTPRDRPAVYDGRIGIEVRGQSSQRFPKKQFGFETVTASGDNRNVSLLGLPEENDWVLYAAYNDGSLMRNVVAYRAAREMGRYASRTRYVEVVLDGRYHGVYVLMEKLKLDGDRVDGPTDEDDGFLLEYTTNGKLDPGDRYFRTPVTRTPIVFDDPDRDDMTTAEARAITRRVGAFERALYATDFRHPTRGWRAHMDEASAVDYVLLYELFRNFDALNASTFLHAGPGGRLAMGPAWDFDLSMGNPPGLLPARGCSLCDRRWASRWYADGAFRAALVARWAQLRRDGLLARTLTAITRDARALQSAQVRNLRRWPVLGPTPLSPSASDAALRGAYLAEAARLRTWVRVRAGWLTATLPRIGRAGR; this is encoded by the coding sequence ATGAACCCCCTCCGCCCCCTCGCCCTGCTGCTGGCGCTCGCCGGCACGCTCGCCCTCGCCGCCGCCGCCACCGGCGCGCCCGACCTGCGCACCCGGCTGCCGATCGTGATGATCGACGCCGACGGGCCGATCGTCGACGACCCGAAGGTCGGCGCCCGGATGCGCGTCATCCACAACACCCGCGGGGCGCTCAACACGCCCCGGGACCGGCCGGCGGTCTACGACGGGCGCATCGGCATCGAGGTGCGCGGGCAGTCGTCGCAGCGGTTCCCGAAGAAGCAGTTCGGGTTCGAGACGGTCACCGCGTCGGGCGACAACCGGAACGTGTCACTCCTCGGCCTGCCCGAGGAGAACGACTGGGTCCTCTACGCCGCGTACAACGACGGGTCGCTGATGCGCAACGTCGTCGCCTACCGCGCCGCCCGAGAGATGGGTCGGTACGCGAGCCGCACCCGGTACGTCGAGGTGGTCCTCGACGGCCGGTACCACGGGGTCTACGTGCTGATGGAGAAGCTGAAGCTCGACGGCGACCGGGTGGACGGGCCGACCGACGAGGACGACGGCTTCCTGCTCGAGTACACGACGAACGGCAAGCTCGACCCCGGCGACCGGTACTTCCGCACCCCGGTCACCCGCACGCCGATCGTCTTCGACGACCCGGACCGCGACGACATGACGACCGCCGAGGCGCGCGCGATCACCCGGAGGGTCGGCGCGTTCGAGCGGGCCCTCTACGCGACGGACTTCCGCCACCCGACGCGCGGGTGGCGGGCCCACATGGACGAGGCGTCGGCCGTCGACTACGTGCTGCTGTACGAGCTGTTCCGCAACTTCGACGCCCTCAACGCGAGCACGTTCCTGCACGCGGGGCCCGGGGGGCGCCTCGCGATGGGCCCGGCGTGGGACTTCGACCTGTCGATGGGCAACCCGCCGGGCCTGCTGCCCGCCCGCGGGTGCTCGCTCTGCGACCGGCGGTGGGCGAGCCGCTGGTACGCCGACGGCGCGTTCCGCGCGGCGCTCGTCGCCCGGTGGGCGCAGCTGCGGCGCGACGGCCTCCTCGCCCGGACCCTGACCGCCATCACCCGCGACGCCCGCGCCCTCCAGAGCGCCCAGGTGCGGAACCTGCGTCGGTGGCCGGTCCTCGGCCCGACGCCGCTGTCGCCGTCGGCATCCGACGCCGCCCTCCGCGGCGCGTACCTCGCCGAGGCGGCGCGCCTGAGGACATGGGTCCGGGTCCGGGCGGGCTGGTTGACCGCGACGCTCCCCCGGATCGGCCGCGCCGGGCGCTGA
- a CDS encoding aldo/keto reductase, giving the protein MRDPGHVALGSWSGGIHMHFGLPIDEDRLVALLRPDAAIDTVITADAYGAGAADTLVGRALEGLPRDDYALVGAVGHDFYDGERQGSKGYPRFTDPALRGPDGYADYLRRATERSLERCGTDRFDLLMLHNPDRIGYSSEVVWDAMAALRDEGLTGAIGIAPGPANGFTLDLIGCFERFGDRIDWAMIILSPFEPWPSRLLLPALETHRIRAIARVVDHGGVFHGDVPDEGELPSRDHRSFRPAGWVELGRGKLDRLRPIAERHGLSTLQLACRWTLAQGTVACVVPTLIQEPGGDARPVEDKRADLAAVPAEPVLSDEELAEIEAVGENAGCMALKGGTPSHDGEERPDSWPMTDELRTIAGRWSIVPERDLVPTH; this is encoded by the coding sequence GTGAGAGACCCCGGACACGTCGCCCTCGGCTCCTGGAGCGGGGGGATCCACATGCACTTCGGGCTGCCGATCGACGAGGACCGCCTCGTCGCCCTGCTGCGGCCCGACGCGGCGATCGACACGGTCATCACCGCCGACGCCTACGGGGCCGGCGCGGCGGACACGCTGGTCGGGCGGGCGCTCGAGGGGCTCCCCCGCGACGACTACGCCCTCGTCGGCGCGGTCGGGCACGACTTCTACGACGGCGAACGGCAGGGGTCGAAGGGCTACCCGCGGTTCACCGACCCGGCGCTGCGCGGACCGGACGGGTACGCCGACTACCTGCGCCGCGCCACGGAGCGCAGCCTCGAGCGGTGCGGGACCGACCGCTTCGACCTGCTGATGCTCCACAACCCCGACCGCATCGGCTACTCGTCGGAGGTCGTGTGGGACGCGATGGCGGCCCTGCGCGACGAGGGCCTGACCGGCGCGATCGGGATCGCCCCGGGACCGGCCAACGGCTTCACGCTCGACCTGATCGGCTGCTTCGAGCGCTTCGGCGACCGCATCGACTGGGCGATGATCATCCTCAGCCCCTTCGAGCCGTGGCCGTCGCGGCTGCTGCTGCCGGCGCTCGAGACCCATCGGATCCGGGCGATCGCCCGCGTCGTCGACCACGGCGGCGTCTTCCACGGCGACGTGCCCGACGAGGGTGAGCTGCCCTCCCGCGACCACCGCTCCTTCCGCCCCGCGGGGTGGGTCGAGCTCGGCCGCGGCAAGCTCGACCGGCTCCGCCCGATCGCCGAGCGCCACGGCCTCAGCACCCTGCAGCTCGCATGCCGGTGGACGCTGGCCCAGGGGACCGTGGCCTGCGTCGTGCCGACCCTCATCCAGGAGCCCGGCGGCGACGCCCGCCCCGTCGAGGACAAGCGCGCCGACCTCGCGGCCGTCCCCGCCGAGCCCGTCCTCTCCGACGAGGAGCTCGCGGAGATCGAGGCCGTCGGCGAGAACGCGGGGTGCATGGCGCTGAAGGGCGGCACCCCCTCCCACGACGGCGAGGAACGGCCCGACTCGTGGCCGATGACCGACGAGCTCCGCACCATCGCCGGGCGCTGGAGCATCGTCCCCGAGCGGGACCTGGTCCCGACCCACTGA